In the Aulosira sp. FACHB-615 genome, one interval contains:
- a CDS encoding ATP-binding cassette domain-containing protein, whose amino-acid sequence MSIHPQGTQLSILDLTKAFGKKTVLNSINLEVSPGEFVAIVGRSGCGKSTLLRLVSGLEKASAGGILLDGEPLRKLSSSVRVMFQDPRLLEWKRVIQNVGLGLQNNWREKAQWALEQVGLDDRGEEWPSVLSGGQRQRVSLARALVSQPRLLLLDEPLGALDALTRIDMQKLIEKLWQEQQFTAFLVTHDVEEAVALADRVILIEDGRIALDLPVNLPRPRDRGNEVFVSIRETILDQVMNREGSYAYKELLQLGSY is encoded by the coding sequence ATGAGTATTCATCCACAAGGAACCCAACTAAGTATTTTAGATTTAACGAAGGCTTTCGGTAAAAAAACTGTTTTAAATTCCATTAATTTGGAAGTATCACCTGGAGAATTTGTTGCCATTGTTGGACGTAGTGGTTGTGGTAAAAGTACCTTATTACGCCTTGTCTCTGGGTTAGAAAAAGCAAGTGCTGGCGGGATTCTGTTAGATGGAGAACCATTACGGAAATTGAGTAGTTCCGTCAGAGTGATGTTCCAAGATCCCCGCTTGTTGGAATGGAAGCGCGTCATTCAAAACGTAGGCTTAGGATTACAAAACAATTGGCGCGAAAAAGCCCAGTGGGCATTAGAACAGGTGGGATTGGATGATAGAGGGGAAGAATGGCCATCCGTACTCTCTGGAGGACAAAGACAAAGGGTATCTTTAGCTAGAGCCTTAGTGAGTCAACCCCGTTTATTACTATTAGATGAGCCTCTAGGCGCGTTAGATGCTCTGACTCGAATTGATATGCAAAAATTGATTGAAAAACTGTGGCAAGAACAGCAGTTTACAGCTTTTTTAGTAACTCATGATGTGGAAGAAGCTGTAGCCTTAGCAGACCGTGTAATTTTAATTGAAGACGGCAGAATCGCTCTTGATTTACCTGTCAATCTCCCTCGCCCCAGAGATAGAGGTAATGAAGTATTTGTGAGCATCAGAGAAACAATTCTCGACCAAGTAATGAATCGAGAAGGTAGCTATGCTTACAAGGAATTATTGCAGTTGGGCAGTTATTAA
- a CDS encoding D-2-hydroxyacid dehydrogenase yields MKIILPIEIAAEIEPHLSADTKVVLVDSDGNLDQNATDAEIYLSWFFLKSNVLHKVLAAAPALRWHHAPNAGVNHILTPTYLERDLILTNGAGVHAIPIAEFVLTYILAHAKNLAELQALQAEHHWKRGFPIQELTDATLLIIGAGGIGQAIAARAKAFGMKIIGTRRHPQELANFDQVVGVDEWRSYLPEADYVVVATPLTAETHNLIDETVLRSLPPHAYLINIARGAVVDESALIKALTEGWIAGAALDTVVTEPLPDDSPLWSVPNIFITPHCSGHSPKVKQRSVELFLDNFNRYQTSQPLRNVVDKQAGY; encoded by the coding sequence ATGAAAATCATTTTGCCTATCGAAATCGCTGCCGAAATTGAGCCACATCTATCGGCAGATACTAAGGTTGTACTGGTTGATAGTGATGGCAATCTTGATCAAAATGCGACGGATGCAGAGATTTATTTAAGTTGGTTTTTTCTCAAAAGCAATGTGTTGCATAAAGTGTTAGCAGCAGCACCCGCTTTACGTTGGCATCATGCGCCGAATGCAGGAGTAAATCATATTTTGACTCCGACTTATTTAGAACGGGACTTGATTCTGACGAATGGTGCAGGTGTTCATGCAATTCCGATCGCAGAATTTGTTTTAACTTATATACTTGCTCATGCTAAAAATCTGGCTGAATTGCAAGCGTTACAAGCAGAACACCACTGGAAAAGAGGTTTTCCGATTCAAGAATTAACTGATGCTACTTTGTTAATTATCGGTGCTGGTGGTATTGGTCAAGCGATCGCTGCTCGCGCTAAAGCTTTTGGGATGAAAATTATTGGTACTCGTCGCCACCCACAAGAATTAGCAAATTTTGATCAGGTTGTCGGTGTTGATGAATGGCGTTCATATTTACCAGAGGCGGATTATGTTGTAGTTGCAACACCTCTGACAGCAGAAACCCATAATTTAATTGATGAGACTGTATTGCGATCGCTGCCGCCTCATGCTTATCTGATTAATATTGCTCGTGGTGCTGTGGTTGATGAATCAGCATTAATCAAAGCCCTCACCGAAGGTTGGATTGCTGGTGCTGCTTTAGATACAGTAGTTACAGAACCATTACCAGATGATAGCCCTTTGTGGTCAGTCCCCAATATTTTTATTACCCCTCACTGTTCTGGTCATTCTCCCAAAGTCAAACAGCGTTCAGTGGAATTATTTCTGGACAACTTCAACCGCTACCAAACTTCTCAGCCTTTACGCAATGTCGTAGATAAGCAAGCAGGGTATTAG
- a CDS encoding N-acetylmannosamine-6-phosphate 2-epimerase, protein MTNDHLIHTLKNGLIVSCQAPVDSPLHEPTIIAAMAQAAVNNGAVGVRIDTPTHIRAVRERVQVPIIGLWKQVIPKYDVYITPQFHHAAAVAVAGADIIAIDATTRPRPDGETVAEMISRIHQELEKPVIADVDTIEAAKAAASAGADIVATTLYGYTPKTNNDSPPSWELLTQILEELKVPIICEGGISSPQMARHALNLGAYAVVVGTAITGIDLQVKNYQRIMQN, encoded by the coding sequence ATGACCAATGACCACTTAATTCATACCTTAAAAAACGGACTGATTGTATCTTGCCAAGCGCCTGTTGATTCACCTCTACATGAACCAACTATTATTGCTGCAATGGCGCAGGCTGCGGTTAATAATGGTGCTGTTGGTGTACGTATAGATACTCCAACTCATATCCGTGCGGTAAGAGAGCGAGTGCAAGTGCCGATTATTGGGTTATGGAAACAAGTAATTCCTAAATACGATGTATACATTACACCTCAGTTTCATCATGCTGCGGCGGTGGCGGTGGCTGGAGCCGATATAATTGCGATCGATGCGACAACAAGGCCTCGTCCTGATGGTGAGACAGTGGCAGAGATGATCAGCCGCATACATCAGGAATTAGAGAAACCAGTGATTGCTGATGTGGATACAATTGAAGCCGCTAAAGCCGCCGCCTCTGCTGGTGCAGATATTGTAGCGACGACTCTTTATGGCTATACTCCCAAAACTAATAATGATTCTCCACCTAGCTGGGAACTTTTAACTCAGATATTAGAGGAGTTAAAAGTTCCGATAATTTGTGAAGGAGGAATTTCTTCACCGCAAATGGCACGCCACGCTTTAAATTTAGGTGCTTATGCTGTTGTAGTTGGTACTGCAATCACTGGCATTGATTTGCAAGTGAAGAATTATCAACGAATCATGCAAAACTGA
- a CDS encoding GAF domain-containing sensor histidine kinase, whose amino-acid sequence MLSSPDLSFSQNLPLVVFNQLGELLQQMAQSVESSVLVLTESVLARVLITEEWQSQRFTLVVSEQFSALLRGALTQEEQEAEENPHSPFPTPNSQLSTSLTFNSEAIADFVNNLKGLFASDCETYQNLDYYSQILRPNDATLQSRFTLLLLEYLLPQKHQAVTESFNTSQSENACQAIEIALQKQISQERLLNQVTTQIRKSLDLPVIMATAIAQVREFLKLDRLVIYKFERSGVNTQNSTANGQSPTPSLISDWQKYGGCIVYEVRATDEISSVLHSQETTCFTRHSLCWEKYRQGFTLVVEDVEKTYALEECLLNFLRANRVRAKLAAPIMFEEKLWGLLIAHQCDIPRQWTDNERNLLSSIAEQLAIAIHQSELMRSLTQEKQTLEQRVLERTMALRDALLAAEAASRLRNEFLATISHELLTPLTYVIGMSSTLLRWPIGELSQRQRDYLQTIHDSGEHLLEMINDILDLSQIEAGKTVLNINEFSLAKIAESAISALIDKANNQQVTLKLDLLIDPRRDIFSADAERIEQILWNLLTNAIKFTPEGGSVTLRIWVEDNTAVFQVEDTGIGISEEQLPLMFEKFQQLDTPYRRRYEGTGLGLALTKQLVELHRGRIEVESTVGIGSIFTVWIPPQSAKVLSADS is encoded by the coding sequence ATGCTTAGTTCACCTGATTTGAGCTTTTCTCAAAATTTGCCTTTAGTTGTATTTAATCAGCTTGGGGAATTGTTACAGCAAATGGCTCAATCTGTGGAAAGTTCTGTGCTAGTGCTGACAGAATCTGTGCTGGCTAGAGTTCTCATAACTGAAGAATGGCAAAGTCAAAGATTCACTTTGGTGGTTTCAGAACAGTTTAGTGCGCTGTTACGAGGCGCTTTGACGCAGGAGGAGCAAGAAGCAGAAGAAAATCCCCACTCCCCATTCCCAACTCCCAACTCCCAACTCAGCACTAGCTTGACGTTTAATTCAGAAGCGATCGCCGACTTTGTTAACAATTTGAAGGGTTTGTTTGCTAGTGATTGCGAGACTTATCAAAATCTTGACTACTACAGTCAAATTCTCCGCCCTAATGATGCTACCCTTCAAAGTCGATTCACGCTGTTGTTATTAGAGTATCTGCTACCTCAAAAACATCAGGCGGTAACAGAATCTTTTAATACCAGTCAGTCAGAGAATGCTTGTCAAGCGATTGAAATTGCTTTACAAAAACAAATCTCCCAAGAGCGATTGTTAAATCAAGTCACAACTCAGATTCGCAAAAGTTTAGATTTGCCAGTGATTATGGCAACTGCGATCGCCCAAGTGCGTGAGTTTTTGAAGTTAGACAGGTTAGTAATATATAAATTTGAAAGGTCAGGGGTCAATACCCAAAACTCTACAGCAAATGGGCAGAGTCCTACTCCATCCCTGATCTCAGACTGGCAAAAGTATGGTGGTTGCATTGTTTATGAAGTCAGGGCGACGGATGAGATTTCTTCGGTGTTACATTCCCAAGAAACAACTTGCTTTACTCGCCATTCGCTTTGCTGGGAGAAGTATCGCCAAGGTTTTACCTTAGTGGTGGAAGATGTGGAAAAAACTTATGCGCTGGAAGAGTGTTTGTTGAACTTTCTCCGCGCTAATCGAGTTAGGGCAAAGTTAGCAGCCCCAATTATGTTTGAGGAAAAACTCTGGGGTTTGTTAATTGCTCATCAGTGCGATATTCCGCGCCAGTGGACTGACAATGAGCGAAATTTACTTTCTTCCATTGCTGAACAATTAGCGATCGCTATTCATCAATCAGAGTTAATGCGATCGCTCACTCAAGAAAAACAAACGCTCGAACAACGGGTGTTAGAGCGTACAATGGCTTTACGTGATGCTTTATTGGCTGCTGAAGCTGCCAGCCGTTTACGTAACGAATTTCTTGCCACCATTAGTCATGAATTACTCACACCGTTAACTTATGTAATTGGGATGTCTTCTACTTTGTTACGTTGGCCGATAGGTGAATTGAGCCAACGACAACGAGATTATCTGCAAACCATCCACGACAGTGGCGAACATTTATTAGAAATGATTAACGACATCCTGGATTTATCACAAATCGAGGCTGGAAAAACAGTTTTAAATATTAATGAATTTTCTTTGGCAAAGATAGCGGAAAGTGCTATATCCGCCTTAATTGATAAAGCGAATAACCAACAAGTTACCCTCAAACTGGATTTACTAATTGATCCTCGACGCGATATCTTTAGTGCTGATGCCGAGCGTATCGAACAAATTTTATGGAATTTGTTAACCAATGCGATTAAATTTACACCAGAAGGTGGCAGTGTTACTCTCAGAATTTGGGTAGAAGATAATACTGCTGTTTTTCAAGTTGAAGATACAGGAATTGGGATTTCTGAAGAGCAATTACCATTAATGTTTGAGAAATTTCAGCAGTTAGATACGCCTTATCGTCGCCGTTATGAAGGTACCGGATTGGGTTTAGCTTTAACTAAACAACTGGTAGAATTGCATCGGGGTCGAATTGAAGTAGAATCGACTGTGGGTATCGGCTCTATTTTTACTGTCTGGATACCTCCCCAATCTGCGAAAGTTCTCAGTGCTGATTCATAA
- the cobN gene encoding cobaltochelatase subunit CobN gives MHRINAKSVGWNQSESLMFLEQTPAPFIFITAADTDIQTLAAAVTKLPTNFPALRVANLLQLQQQITIDTYSEQVLELAEVIILRLLGGRAYWGYGLEVVQEIVQRNGTTLIVMPGDDALDPELVAQSTVPVEIVNQAWQYFNEGGVNNFVNALQFIADTCLETSFQPLPPQIVPRVGLYEWTIGSREWGVGSGETALLTQEEYRKKNPELPLPDSRLPTPDSPIPKVGILFYRAHYLAGNTHVIDALCTALAHRNLQPVPVFVSSLRDPSVQDELSEIFQPKDAEQIAILLNTTSFSLARLDTEAPETEIWQKLDVPVLQVILSGGSLEQWESLSQGLSPRDIAMNVALPEVDGRIISRAVSFKALQTRNSDLETDVVVYEPVSDRIDFVAQLAANWVRLRTKPPQERRIALILANYPNRDGRLANGVGLDTPASCVEVLKALQMAGYAVDDLPKDGNELIKLLTDGVTNDPEARELRPIQQSLSNEAYQEYFASLPESVKQGIKERWGVGSGESGVENQEEISYPHSPFPIPGIQLGNIFIGIQPARGYDIDPSLNYHAPDLEPTHTYLAFYYWVREYFGADAVVHLGKHGNLEWLPGKSLALSSDCYPEVAFGAMPHLYPFIVNDPGEGSQAKRRAQAVIIDHLTPPMTRAELYGALQQLENLIDEFYEAESLDPSRLPAIRDRIRELVINENLHLDLGLENKEAIFNFELSILNSLDGYLCELKEAQIRDGLHIFGQCPQDRQLRDLIVAIARIPNRHSIGITRALSQAWGLDIDPLTDEFSAPFTPSESLSAPLRLCAKIKSCRTIGDVVELLEQQAAELVEQLPHSALSTHTSTSLSVQHSALNTTLDWINTKLLPALQQTPAEITNLLHGLDGGYVPSGASGAPTRGRPEVLPTGKNFYSVDIRALPTETAWDVGRKAAENLIETYTQEHGEYPKTLGLSLWGTATMRTGGDDIAEALALLGVRPVWDGAARRVIDFEILPLSILGRPRVDVTLRISGFFRDAFPNLIDLFEQAVIAVAALDESPEENPLAVQVQQDTEYWVTQGLPESEAKLRSRYRIFGSQPGAYGAGLQGLMESQNWTDDQDLARAYINWSCYAYSSITASQEKGKLTGIAAPEAFGQRLQQMQIVLQNQDNREHDLLDSDDYYQFQGGLTAAARSLQGKNPQIYFGDHSIPANPRIRKLQTEIARVYRSRVINPKWIAGVMRHGYKGAFEMSATVDFLFAYDATTKCVEDYMYQGIAESYLFDTTVSEFIQYNNPHALRDIAERLLEAHQRGLWENVDILTLENLRNLVHQAEAAIEEKYIPDKSTV, from the coding sequence ATGCACCGAATAAATGCTAAATCAGTCGGATGGAATCAGTCAGAAAGTTTAATGTTTTTAGAACAAACTCCAGCACCGTTTATATTTATTACGGCTGCGGATACTGACATTCAAACTTTGGCAGCAGCAGTTACCAAATTACCGACGAATTTTCCTGCATTAAGAGTCGCTAACTTATTGCAGTTACAACAACAAATCACTATTGACACATACAGCGAGCAAGTTTTAGAACTTGCCGAGGTAATTATTTTACGTCTTTTAGGCGGACGTGCATATTGGGGTTACGGTTTAGAAGTCGTGCAGGAAATTGTACAACGTAACGGTACAACCTTAATTGTAATGCCTGGAGATGATGCCCTCGACCCAGAATTAGTTGCTCAATCTACTGTACCTGTAGAGATTGTTAACCAAGCATGGCAATACTTCAATGAAGGCGGTGTTAATAATTTTGTTAATGCTTTGCAATTTATTGCTGACACTTGTTTAGAAACATCCTTTCAACCCCTACCACCGCAAATTGTTCCTCGTGTGGGGTTGTATGAATGGACAATTGGGAGTAGGGAGTGGGGAGTGGGGAGTGGTGAAACAGCCTTACTCACACAGGAGGAATACAGAAAGAAAAATCCCGAACTTCCTCTTCCCGATTCCCGACTCCCAACTCCCGACTCCCCAATCCCCAAAGTGGGTATTTTGTTCTACCGCGCTCATTATCTGGCGGGAAATACTCATGTGATTGATGCTTTGTGTACAGCTTTAGCGCACAGAAACTTACAACCAGTGCCAGTGTTTGTTTCTTCATTACGTGACCCCAGTGTACAAGATGAATTGAGTGAAATTTTCCAGCCAAAAGATGCTGAACAAATAGCCATCCTGTTGAATACTACTAGTTTTTCTTTGGCGCGTTTAGACACAGAAGCACCCGAAACAGAAATTTGGCAAAAACTAGATGTGCCAGTTTTACAAGTAATTCTCAGTGGAGGTTCGCTGGAACAGTGGGAGTCACTGTCTCAAGGTTTGTCTCCCCGTGATATTGCTATGAATGTGGCACTACCAGAGGTGGACGGCAGAATTATCAGCCGCGCAGTATCTTTTAAAGCTTTGCAAACACGCAATTCTGACCTAGAAACAGATGTCGTTGTTTATGAACCAGTGAGCGATCGCATCGATTTTGTCGCTCAACTTGCGGCTAATTGGGTACGTCTCAGAACTAAACCACCACAAGAACGGCGCATTGCCCTAATTTTGGCTAACTACCCAAACCGCGATGGTCGCCTTGCTAATGGTGTTGGCTTAGATACTCCCGCCAGTTGCGTAGAAGTTCTCAAAGCCTTACAAATGGCTGGTTATGCAGTAGATGACTTGCCAAAAGATGGTAACGAATTAATCAAACTTCTTACAGATGGCGTAACCAATGACCCCGAAGCCAGAGAATTACGCCCCATTCAGCAAAGTCTTTCAAATGAAGCATATCAGGAATATTTCGCCTCATTACCAGAATCAGTTAAACAAGGTATTAAGGAACGGTGGGGAGTCGGGAGTGGGGAGTCGGGAGTAGAGAATCAAGAAGAAATTTCTTACCCCCATTCTCCTTTTCCCATTCCCGGAATCCAACTCGGCAACATTTTCATTGGGATTCAGCCAGCGCGGGGTTATGATATCGACCCTAGTTTGAATTATCACGCCCCAGATTTAGAACCAACCCACACTTATTTAGCCTTTTATTACTGGGTAAGAGAATACTTTGGTGCGGATGCTGTGGTACATCTTGGCAAACATGGCAACCTGGAATGGCTACCAGGGAAAAGTTTAGCTTTATCCAGCGATTGTTATCCCGAAGTTGCTTTTGGTGCAATGCCTCACCTCTACCCCTTTATTGTTAATGATCCGGGTGAAGGTTCCCAAGCCAAACGCCGCGCCCAAGCGGTGATTATCGACCATCTCACACCACCAATGACTCGTGCAGAATTGTATGGGGCTTTGCAACAATTAGAAAACTTAATTGATGAATTTTACGAAGCCGAAAGTTTAGATCCTTCTCGATTACCAGCCATCCGCGATCGCATCCGCGAACTCGTCATCAACGAAAACCTCCACCTCGACTTAGGACTAGAAAACAAAGAAGCCATCTTCAACTTTGAATTATCAATATTAAACTCATTAGATGGTTATCTATGCGAACTCAAAGAAGCTCAAATCCGCGACGGTTTGCATATATTCGGGCAATGTCCCCAAGATAGACAACTACGCGACTTAATAGTTGCGATCGCTCGCATCCCCAACCGCCATTCCATCGGCATCACCCGCGCCCTGTCCCAAGCCTGGGGATTAGACATCGACCCCCTCACCGACGAATTTAGCGCCCCCTTCACCCCCTCAGAATCACTCTCCGCGCCTTTGCGCCTTTGCGCGAAAATAAAATCCTGTCGCACCATCGGCGATGTAGTCGAACTCCTAGAACAACAAGCCGCCGAACTAGTAGAACAACTCCCCCACTCAGCACTCAGCACTCACACTTCGACTTCGCTCAGTGTACAGCACTCAGCACTCAACACAACCCTAGACTGGATCAACACCAAACTCCTCCCCGCCCTCCAACAAACCCCCGCAGAAATCACCAATTTACTGCATGGACTTGACGGCGGATACGTCCCCAGTGGCGCTTCCGGCGCACCCACACGCGGCAGACCAGAAGTTTTACCCACAGGCAAAAACTTTTACTCAGTAGATATCCGCGCCTTACCCACCGAAACAGCCTGGGATGTTGGTAGAAAAGCAGCAGAGAACTTAATTGAAACTTACACACAAGAACATGGGGAGTATCCCAAAACACTAGGCTTATCCTTGTGGGGGACAGCAACCATGCGGACTGGTGGTGATGACATTGCTGAAGCTTTAGCCTTGTTGGGTGTGCGTCCTGTGTGGGATGGTGCGGCGCGGCGAGTCATCGATTTTGAAATTTTACCCCTGTCGATTTTGGGTCGTCCGCGTGTAGATGTTACCTTAAGAATTTCTGGATTTTTCCGTGATGCCTTCCCCAATCTGATTGACTTATTTGAACAAGCAGTGATCGCAGTCGCCGCATTGGATGAATCGCCAGAGGAAAATCCCTTAGCAGTGCAAGTGCAGCAAGATACAGAGTATTGGGTAACGCAAGGATTACCAGAATCAGAGGCCAAGTTGCGATCGCGTTATCGCATTTTTGGTTCTCAACCCGGTGCTTACGGTGCGGGACTCCAAGGTTTAATGGAATCGCAAAATTGGACTGATGACCAAGATTTAGCCCGCGCCTACATCAACTGGAGTTGTTACGCCTACAGCAGCATTACTGCCAGCCAAGAAAAGGGCAAACTCACCGGAATTGCTGCGCCAGAAGCATTTGGGCAACGTTTACAGCAAATGCAAATTGTTCTGCAAAACCAAGATAACCGCGAACATGATTTGCTCGATTCTGATGATTATTATCAATTTCAAGGTGGTTTAACGGCTGCTGCCCGTTCTTTGCAAGGTAAAAATCCGCAAATTTACTTCGGTGATCATTCTATTCCCGCTAATCCCCGCATCCGCAAACTGCAAACAGAAATTGCGCGAGTATATCGTTCCCGTGTGATTAATCCTAAGTGGATTGCCGGAGTTATGCGCCACGGTTATAAAGGTGCCTTTGAAATGTCAGCAACTGTTGATTTTTTATTCGCCTACGATGCCACGACCAAATGCGTAGAAGACTATATGTATCAAGGGATAGCGGAGTCTTATTTATTTGATACTACCGTTTCCGAATTTATTCAGTACAATAATCCTCATGCGTTGCGTGATATTGCTGAAAGATTACTTGAAGCACACCAGCGTGGTTTATGGGAGAATGTCGATATACTGACACTGGAAAATTTAAGAAATTTAGTACATCAAGCAGAAGCAGCCATCGAAGAAAAATATATTCCAGACAAATCAACGGTGTAG
- a CDS encoding peptidoglycan-binding protein has translation MDNLAYLHLAFAYEDCESSDLVLLSDLLNKASAPDWSKLSGKAWKYMLPLALTLSILSSVNSVLALERGDQGPSVRSLQQKLQQAGFYQAPITQVYDFPTEEAVRRFQKAAGLPVDGVMGASAIQKLDNWRKSSATNQAKKPTVVRTTQTTRVAAASTSSTKKPTVVRTTQTTRVAAASTSSTSVNKTTTQATKRSNSQYLMRGDEGEQVRVLQEKLRVAGYYYGNATGIFGPITEESVKRFQEAYKLNVDGIVGPATISKLPGSGVGYGEDAPPRRAADKDNLRMGDRGEAVRMLQEQLIKAGYLQGEPNGYFGSYTSDAVRRFQSDNYLAASGIAGPTTRARLYSKVSNAPKSDFSVLEIQRRLRDKGFYKGKLNGVMAEDTRKAIKQAQEFYGVSLSDIRSGRF, from the coding sequence ATGGACAACCTTGCATATTTGCACCTAGCTTTCGCCTATGAAGACTGTGAATCCAGTGACTTGGTGTTGCTGAGTGATTTATTAAACAAAGCCTCAGCCCCAGACTGGAGTAAACTCTCTGGTAAGGCTTGGAAGTATATGTTACCTCTGGCGCTTACCTTGTCTATTCTCAGTAGTGTTAATAGTGTCTTGGCTCTAGAGCGAGGAGATCAAGGCCCTTCTGTGAGAAGTCTGCAACAAAAACTCCAACAAGCAGGCTTTTATCAAGCACCTATCACGCAAGTTTACGATTTCCCCACAGAAGAAGCTGTCCGACGCTTCCAAAAAGCTGCGGGTTTACCTGTTGATGGCGTGATGGGTGCAAGTGCAATCCAAAAACTAGACAACTGGCGTAAGTCGTCTGCAACCAACCAAGCAAAAAAACCAACAGTTGTGCGGACAACTCAAACCACAAGAGTTGCGGCTGCTAGTACATCTAGTACAAAAAAACCAACAGTTGTGCGGACAACTCAAACCACAAGAGTTGCGGCTGCTAGTACATCTAGTACATCAGTCAACAAAACCACAACCCAAGCTACCAAACGCAGTAATTCTCAATACCTGATGAGAGGTGATGAAGGGGAACAAGTGAGAGTTCTGCAAGAAAAATTGCGGGTAGCAGGTTACTACTACGGAAATGCGACAGGGATATTTGGCCCCATTACCGAAGAATCGGTGAAGCGGTTCCAAGAAGCCTATAAACTAAACGTTGATGGGATTGTTGGCCCGGCAACTATCAGCAAACTGCCAGGGAGTGGTGTAGGTTATGGTGAAGATGCTCCGCCAAGACGTGCAGCTGATAAAGATAATCTTCGCATGGGCGATCGCGGTGAAGCCGTGAGAATGCTGCAAGAACAATTAATTAAAGCCGGATATTTACAAGGAGAACCAAACGGCTACTTTGGTTCTTACACTTCCGATGCTGTACGCCGCTTCCAATCTGACAATTACTTAGCCGCCAGTGGAATTGCTGGCCCTACCACCAGAGCTAGGTTATATAGTAAGGTGAGCAATGCGCCCAAAAGCGACTTTAGTGTTTTAGAAATTCAACGACGGCTGCGAGACAAGGGCTTTTATAAAGGAAAGCTCAATGGTGTTATGGCAGAAGACACAAGAAAAGCCATTAAGCAAGCCCAAGAATTTTACGGTGTCAGTCTTAGTGATATTAGAAGCGGACGCTTTTAA
- a CDS encoding Fur family transcriptional regulator, protein MTVYTTTSLKAELNERGWRLTPQRETILHIFQELPQGEHLSAEDLYHRLETDGEGISLSTIYRTLKLMARMGILRELELGEGHKHYEINQPYPHHHHHLICVRCNSTIEFKNDSILKIGAKTAQKEGFHLLDCQMTIHAVCPKCQRALMPL, encoded by the coding sequence ATGACTGTCTACACAACTACTTCACTCAAAGCAGAGTTAAATGAAAGAGGCTGGCGTTTAACTCCCCAACGAGAAACAATTTTACACATTTTTCAAGAGCTACCACAAGGTGAACACCTCAGTGCCGAGGATCTTTACCATCGATTAGAAACCGATGGCGAAGGTATCAGCCTTTCAACTATCTACCGGACGCTGAAGTTGATGGCACGGATGGGCATTTTGCGGGAATTGGAATTAGGCGAAGGTCATAAACATTACGAAATTAACCAACCTTACCCGCACCATCACCACCATTTAATTTGTGTCCGGTGCAACAGTACAATTGAGTTTAAAAACGATTCGATTTTAAAAATTGGTGCGAAAACTGCTCAAAAAGAAGGGTTTCATTTACTCGACTGTCAAATGACCATTCATGCAGTATGCCCCAAGTGCCAAAGGGCATTAATGCCGCTATAG